In a single window of the Gemmatimonadales bacterium genome:
- the panC gene encoding pantoate--beta-alanine ligase: MASHAREARRAAQRVGLVPTMGALHAGHVALIAEARRRADLVVMSVFVNPLQFGPGEDFARYPRDLARDSAVARGAGVDVLWAPSTEGMYPEPPQVTVVAGPAADRLEGATRPGHFTGVLTVVLKLFGVVQPDVAVFGRKDFQQAALIRRMVRDLNLPVEIVVVPTVREPDGLALSSRNAYLDASSRAAATALARALACGAAVFRGGERGAAAVAESARRVLEGAGLAVDYVACVGPDDLEPLESVDARSVLAVAARVGGTRLIDNVVLGAGLEGDVRVAG, from the coding sequence ATGGCTTCGCACGCCCGGGAGGCCCGTCGCGCCGCGCAGCGCGTCGGCCTGGTGCCGACGATGGGCGCGCTGCACGCAGGCCACGTCGCCCTGATCGCGGAGGCGCGCCGGCGCGCCGACCTCGTGGTGATGAGCGTGTTCGTCAATCCGCTGCAATTCGGCCCGGGCGAGGACTTCGCGCGCTATCCCCGCGACCTGGCGCGGGACAGCGCCGTGGCGCGCGGCGCCGGGGTGGACGTGCTGTGGGCGCCCTCGACCGAAGGGATGTACCCCGAGCCGCCGCAGGTCACGGTCGTGGCGGGGCCCGCCGCCGACCGGCTGGAGGGAGCGACGCGGCCCGGGCACTTCACCGGGGTGCTGACCGTGGTCCTGAAGCTGTTCGGCGTCGTCCAGCCCGACGTGGCGGTGTTCGGACGCAAGGACTTCCAGCAGGCCGCGCTCATCCGGCGGATGGTGCGCGACCTCAACCTGCCGGTCGAGATCGTGGTGGTGCCGACGGTCCGGGAGCCGGACGGGCTCGCGCTCTCGTCGCGCAACGCCTACCTGGACGCGTCGTCCCGCGCGGCCGCGACGGCCCTGGCGCGCGCGCTCGCCTGCGGCGCGGCGGTCTTCCGGGGAGGCGAGCGCGGAGCGGCCGCCGTCGCGGAGAGCGCCCGGCGGGTGCTCGAGGGCGCCGGCCTGGCCGTGGACTACGTGGCGTGCGTCGGCCCGGACGATCTCGAGCCGCTCGAATCGGTGGACGCACGATCGGTGCTGGCGGTGGCGGCCCGGGTGGGCGGCACGCGGCTCATCGACAACGTGGTTCTGGGCGCGGGTCTGGAGGGGGACGTCCGTGTCGCCGGATGA
- a CDS encoding HD domain-containing protein produces MSPDEVRRALPPWSVVGAGRIEHIARVVAVLERWGAGRGVPAAELARWRRAALLHDALRDADETVLGRYGPHPPWPVKTWHGPAAATAAAADGEHDQGVLDAVRYHSFGYARWDAAGRMLYLADYIEPGRTYERVALDGWLARCPAEPAAVLREVAAMRIGWRLKSGGPIALETWEFWNSLVADASSSSG; encoded by the coding sequence GTGTCGCCGGATGAGGTCCGCCGTGCGCTGCCGCCCTGGTCGGTCGTGGGGGCCGGCCGCATCGAGCACATCGCCCGGGTGGTGGCGGTGCTCGAGCGGTGGGGCGCCGGGCGTGGCGTGCCGGCGGCCGAGCTGGCGCGGTGGCGTCGCGCGGCCCTGCTGCACGACGCGCTGCGCGACGCCGACGAGACCGTGCTCGGGCGCTACGGCCCTCACCCGCCCTGGCCGGTGAAGACCTGGCACGGGCCCGCAGCGGCGACCGCCGCCGCCGCCGACGGCGAGCACGACCAGGGCGTGCTCGACGCCGTGCGCTACCACTCCTTCGGCTACGCCCGGTGGGACGCGGCCGGACGCATGCTCTACCTCGCCGACTACATCGAGCCCGGGCGCACCTACGAACGGGTGGCGCTGGACGGCTGGCTGGCGCGTTGCCCGGCCGAGCCGGCCGCGGTGCTCCGCGAGGTGGCGGCGATGCGCATCGGGTGGCGGCTCAAGTCCGGCGGCCCGATCGCCCTGGAGACGTGGGAATTCTGGAACAGCCTCGTCGCGGACGCCTCGTCGTCGTCGGGCTGA
- a CDS encoding LytR C-terminal domain-containing protein, producing the protein MGILEQPRRGRLVVVGLIGLGVAAAVLATWWWARTPARVAPARPIPGERDHVVVEVLNPTPAVGLARAATRLLRDAGIDVVYFGSDTGQVGDSTQVLVRRGSLAGGTRVARALGVRTVRQLPDAGRLVDVTVRLGRDLATRLAAQNP; encoded by the coding sequence GTGGGAATTCTGGAACAGCCTCGTCGCGGACGCCTCGTCGTCGTCGGGCTGATCGGGCTCGGCGTGGCCGCCGCGGTGCTCGCCACCTGGTGGTGGGCGCGCACGCCCGCGCGTGTCGCGCCCGCTCGGCCGATCCCGGGCGAGCGCGACCACGTGGTGGTGGAGGTGCTCAACCCCACGCCGGCCGTGGGGCTGGCCCGCGCCGCCACCCGCCTGCTGCGCGACGCCGGCATCGACGTGGTCTACTTCGGCTCGGATACGGGACAGGTCGGGGATTCGACCCAGGTGCTGGTGCGGCGGGGCAGCCTGGCGGGCGGGACGCGGGTGGCGCGCGCGCTAGGCGTCCGGACGGTGCGCCAGCTCCCGGATGCCGGCCGGCTGGTGGACGTCACCGTGCGCCTGGGCAGGGACCTCGCCACCCGGCTCGCCGCGCAGAATCCGTAG
- the rlmN gene encoding 23S rRNA (adenine(2503)-C(2))-methyltransferase RlmN: MNNLLDLVPAAARDALGTWLAGRGEPPYRLTQVLPRLWQRPVRRWTDATDLPVALREALDAEWPLPSLVLETRQVSGDGTEKMLWRLPDGEAIESVLIPEGARRTLCISSQAGCPLRCAFCATGTMGLKRNLAAWEIAAQVRELLLAAEPVTPTNVVFMGMGEPLLNWPAVSAALTLLNHPDALGIGARHITVSTVGILPSLAELAKRPEQFRLAVSLHAPTSATRLTLMPIEKRYHLGDLLAALTAFRRRVTFEYVLIDGVNDRDEDLVELARIARRAGAMVNLLPLHPGGAPGLAPTPRGRIAGFAAGLRRRGVEAVARRSRGLDIAAACGQLRILRGEPGGEVPAQAHGDVHQPAGIRELAHRPDA; this comes from the coding sequence ATGAACAACCTGCTGGACCTCGTGCCCGCTGCGGCCAGGGATGCGCTGGGCACGTGGCTGGCCGGCCGCGGAGAGCCGCCCTATCGCCTCACCCAGGTGCTGCCGCGGCTGTGGCAGCGGCCGGTGCGCCGTTGGACGGACGCCACCGACCTTCCGGTGGCGCTGCGCGAGGCGCTCGACGCCGAGTGGCCCCTGCCCTCGCTCGTGCTCGAGACCCGGCAAGTCTCGGGCGACGGAACGGAGAAGATGCTGTGGCGGCTGCCCGACGGGGAAGCGATCGAGTCGGTCCTGATCCCCGAGGGAGCGCGCCGCACGCTGTGCATCTCGTCCCAGGCCGGGTGCCCGCTGCGCTGCGCCTTCTGCGCGACCGGCACGATGGGCCTGAAGCGCAATCTGGCGGCGTGGGAGATCGCGGCGCAGGTGCGCGAGCTGCTGCTCGCAGCCGAGCCCGTGACGCCGACCAACGTCGTGTTCATGGGAATGGGCGAGCCGCTGCTGAACTGGCCGGCCGTCTCGGCCGCCCTGACGCTGCTCAACCACCCGGACGCGCTGGGCATCGGGGCGCGGCACATCACGGTGTCCACGGTGGGGATCCTGCCGTCGCTCGCCGAGCTGGCGAAGCGGCCCGAGCAGTTCCGCCTCGCCGTGTCGCTGCACGCGCCCACCAGCGCGACCCGGCTCACCCTGATGCCGATCGAGAAGCGCTACCACCTCGGCGACCTGCTGGCCGCGCTCACGGCGTTCCGCCGGCGGGTGACCTTCGAGTATGTGCTGATCGACGGGGTGAACGACCGCGACGAGGACCTGGTCGAGCTGGCGCGGATCGCGCGGCGCGCCGGCGCGATGGTCAACCTGTTGCCCCTGCATCCCGGCGGGGCGCCGGGGCTGGCGCCGACGCCGCGGGGACGCATCGCCGGCTTCGCGGCGGGACTGCGGCGCCGCGGCGTCGAGGCGGTCGCGCGGCGGAGCCGCGGCCTCGACATCGCCGCCGCGTGCGGCCAGCTACGGATTCTGCGCGGCGAGCCGGGTGGCGAGGTCCCTGCCCAGGCGCACGGTGACGTCCACCAGCCGGCCGGCATCCGGGAGCTGGCGCACCGTCCGGACGCCTAG
- a CDS encoding PTS sugar transporter subunit IIA produces the protein MLLSQLLAPERVRVPLVSRDKATILRELVELLVHSSGGSPEDILHAVREREDCQSTGFGHGVAIPHARTPSLPGLMLVAGQTSTPIDYGALDGKPVRLFFLLAGPETVAASQVRVLARIARLVRREYVRDRLLEAGTAEAFCQVVREAEGQ, from the coding sequence GTGCTCCTGAGCCAACTGCTGGCCCCAGAACGCGTCCGAGTCCCCCTCGTCTCGCGGGACAAGGCGACCATCCTTCGCGAGCTGGTGGAGCTGCTGGTCCACTCCTCCGGCGGCTCGCCCGAGGACATCCTGCACGCCGTCCGCGAGAGGGAGGACTGCCAGTCCACGGGCTTCGGCCACGGAGTGGCGATCCCCCACGCGCGCACCCCTTCGCTGCCGGGCCTGATGCTCGTGGCGGGTCAGACCTCGACCCCCATCGACTACGGGGCCCTGGACGGCAAGCCCGTACGGCTGTTCTTCCTGCTGGCGGGGCCCGAGACCGTGGCGGCATCGCAGGTGCGCGTGCTGGCCCGGATCGCCCGCCTGGTGCGGCGCGAGTACGTGCGGGACCGGCTGCTGGAGGCGGGAACGGCCGAGGCGTTCTGCCAGGTGGTGCGCGAGGCCGAGGGGCAGTGA
- a CDS encoding VanZ family protein, whose product MSPDQDVPSRAWVALVLWLVLQVTLTSLPGKAIPVDLPHPLDWLGHASLYAGIGGLVARVGVLRRWPSRRLVVAGILLSAWAALDELHQLFIPGRDAEVSDWVSDTVGGALGLYVGMRLMNSRFARWLR is encoded by the coding sequence GTGAGCCCGGATCAGGACGTCCCGAGCCGGGCGTGGGTGGCGCTGGTCCTGTGGCTGGTGCTGCAGGTGACGTTGACGTCGCTGCCGGGGAAGGCCATCCCGGTCGACCTGCCGCATCCGCTGGACTGGCTCGGCCACGCCTCCCTGTACGCCGGGATCGGGGGGCTGGTGGCGCGGGTGGGGGTGCTGCGGCGCTGGCCGTCTCGGCGCCTCGTCGTGGCCGGGATCCTGCTCTCGGCGTGGGCCGCGCTCGACGAGCTGCACCAGCTGTTCATTCCGGGCCGCGACGCCGAGGTGAGCGACTGGGTGAGCGACACCGTGGGCGGTGCGCTGGGACTCTACGTGGGGATGCGACTGATGAATTCGAGGTTCGCCCGATGGCTTCGCTAG
- the aspS gene encoding aspartate--tRNA ligase, with the protein MASLAATSLRTHWCGELRAAHAGSEVRLGGWVHRRRDLGGIVFVDLRDREGIVQVAFGPGWSPPEVLERAGALVAEAAIIVHGVVERRPAGQANDEMPTGEVEVHATSVAIVGPTVTPAIPVARVRGEALAAEELRLRYRYLDLRRPELYRSLELRHRLLQRTRSELARRGFLEVETPILTKPTPEGARDFLVPSRVYPGQFYALPQSPQLYKQLLMVSGYDRYFQLARCFRDEDQRADRQLEFTQIDLECSFVTPEDIYAVTEAVLVALWDEAGKQVQAPFPRMAYRDAMARYGTDKPDLRFGLEIRDLTARIGEGSGEFLRAAVARGEHVHALVVPGGAALSRKDLDQLTAEAKTMRASGLVWAKRAADGVTGPGAKAFGEAALEALALAEGDLVLGCAGPDAVALPALGRVRLAVIARLEPAPAREHAFVWIEQFPLFERELETGALTFMHHPFTAPHPDDVGLLTANPEAARSLHYDPVYNGVELGSGSIRITDPALQSLVFERLGLSAEEAEHRFGFLLEALRTGAPPHGGIALGFDRIAMLLAGGESLRDVIAFPKTAAARALFEGAPTHVRQEDLDVLRVRIVE; encoded by the coding sequence ATGGCTTCGCTAGCCGCGACGTCACTGCGCACGCACTGGTGCGGAGAGCTGCGCGCGGCGCATGCCGGCTCGGAGGTCCGCCTCGGCGGCTGGGTGCACCGCCGGCGCGACCTCGGCGGCATCGTGTTCGTGGACCTGCGCGACCGGGAGGGGATCGTCCAGGTCGCCTTCGGCCCGGGCTGGTCGCCGCCGGAGGTCCTCGAGCGCGCGGGAGCGCTGGTGGCCGAGGCGGCCATCATCGTCCACGGCGTCGTGGAGCGCCGTCCCGCGGGGCAGGCCAACGACGAGATGCCCACCGGCGAGGTCGAGGTGCATGCGACCTCGGTCGCGATCGTCGGCCCGACCGTCACGCCGGCCATCCCCGTCGCGCGGGTGCGCGGGGAGGCGCTGGCGGCCGAGGAGCTGCGGCTGCGCTACCGCTACCTCGACCTGCGGCGCCCCGAGCTGTACCGGAGCCTGGAGCTGCGGCACCGCCTGCTGCAGCGCACCCGGAGCGAGCTGGCGCGCCGCGGCTTCCTCGAGGTCGAGACCCCGATCCTCACCAAGCCGACGCCGGAAGGGGCCCGGGATTTCCTGGTGCCCTCGCGCGTGTACCCGGGGCAGTTCTACGCGCTGCCCCAGTCGCCGCAGCTCTACAAGCAGCTGCTGATGGTGTCGGGGTACGACCGCTACTTCCAGCTGGCCCGCTGCTTCCGGGACGAGGACCAGCGGGCTGACCGCCAGCTCGAGTTCACGCAGATCGACCTCGAGTGCTCGTTCGTCACGCCCGAGGACATCTACGCGGTCACGGAGGCGGTGCTGGTCGCGCTGTGGGACGAGGCGGGCAAGCAGGTCCAGGCGCCGTTCCCGCGGATGGCGTATCGCGACGCGATGGCGCGCTACGGCACCGACAAGCCCGACCTCCGCTTCGGGCTCGAGATCCGCGACCTCACCGCGCGGATCGGCGAGGGGAGCGGCGAGTTCCTCCGGGCCGCGGTCGCGCGCGGCGAGCACGTGCACGCGCTGGTGGTGCCCGGCGGGGCGGCGCTGTCGCGCAAGGACCTGGATCAGCTCACCGCCGAGGCCAAGACGATGCGCGCGTCGGGGCTGGTGTGGGCGAAGCGCGCCGCGGACGGCGTCACCGGGCCGGGCGCGAAGGCCTTCGGGGAGGCGGCGCTGGAGGCGCTGGCGCTGGCCGAGGGCGACCTGGTGCTGGGGTGCGCGGGCCCCGACGCCGTGGCGCTGCCCGCCCTGGGCCGGGTGCGGCTGGCGGTGATCGCGCGGCTGGAGCCGGCGCCCGCCCGCGAGCACGCGTTCGTCTGGATCGAGCAGTTCCCCTTGTTCGAGCGCGAGCTCGAGACGGGGGCGCTCACGTTCATGCACCATCCGTTCACGGCGCCGCATCCGGACGACGTCGGGCTGCTGACCGCGAACCCGGAGGCGGCGCGCTCGCTGCACTACGACCCGGTCTACAACGGCGTCGAGCTGGGCAGCGGCTCGATCCGCATCACCGATCCGGCGCTCCAGTCGCTGGTGTTCGAGCGGCTCGGGCTGAGCGCCGAGGAGGCCGAGCACCGCTTCGGGTTCCTGCTCGAAGCCCTGCGCACCGGGGCGCCGCCGCACGGCGGCATCGCGCTCGGCTTCGACCGGATCGCCATGCTGCTGGCGGGGGGCGAGTCGCTGCGGGACGTGATCGCGTTCCCCAAGACCGCGGCCGCGCGCGCCCTGTTCGAGGGCGCGCCGACGCACGTGCGCCAGGAGGACCTCGACGTGCTGCGGGTGAGGATCGTCGAGTGA
- a CDS encoding PhoH family protein: MTGSADVVHRLSVEGADPLALSGVHDANLHELARLAGVRVSLRGDQLSLAGTLEAVERATGLAQALVDLARMGEAFGPEEVRRIAEEGAGHGAPAPNGDLKIVLPGLRRIVAPKTAGQRAYVQAMLDNDIVVSIGPAGTGKTYLAVAVAVDLLHKKRVRRIILARPAVEAGERLGFLPGDMQAKVDPYLRPLYDALEDMMPHDRVQHALETRVIEIAPLAYMRGRTLADAFVILDEAQNTTGMQMKMLLTRLGVNSRAVITADKTQIDLAQHEESGIVQVERILPGIDGIAFCYLDEADVVRHRLVREIIRAYREDQQSR; this comes from the coding sequence GTGACCGGCTCGGCCGACGTCGTGCACCGCCTCAGCGTGGAGGGCGCGGACCCGCTGGCGCTCTCCGGCGTGCACGACGCCAACCTGCACGAGCTGGCGCGGCTGGCGGGCGTCCGGGTCTCGCTGCGGGGCGACCAGCTCTCGCTGGCGGGCACGCTCGAGGCGGTGGAGCGCGCGACCGGGCTCGCGCAGGCGCTGGTGGACCTGGCCCGGATGGGTGAGGCGTTCGGTCCGGAGGAGGTGCGCCGCATCGCCGAGGAGGGCGCGGGGCACGGGGCGCCGGCGCCCAACGGCGACCTCAAGATCGTGCTGCCGGGGCTGCGCCGGATCGTGGCGCCGAAGACGGCCGGCCAGCGCGCCTACGTCCAGGCGATGCTCGACAACGACATCGTGGTCTCCATCGGCCCGGCCGGGACCGGGAAGACCTACCTCGCGGTCGCCGTCGCCGTGGACCTGCTGCACAAGAAGCGGGTGCGGCGCATCATCCTCGCGCGTCCGGCCGTCGAGGCCGGCGAGCGGCTCGGGTTCCTGCCGGGCGACATGCAGGCGAAGGTGGACCCGTACCTGCGCCCGCTGTACGACGCGCTCGAGGACATGATGCCGCACGACCGGGTGCAGCACGCGCTCGAGACGCGGGTGATCGAGATCGCGCCCCTGGCGTACATGCGGGGCCGGACGCTGGCCGACGCGTTCGTGATCCTCGACGAGGCGCAGAACACCACCGGGATGCAGATGAAGATGCTGCTGACCCGGCTGGGCGTGAATTCGCGGGCGGTGATCACGGCGGACAAGACGCAGATCGACCTCGCGCAGCACGAGGAGTCGGGGATCGTGCAGGTCGAGCGCATCCTGCCGGGCATCGACGGCATCGCCTTCTGCTACCTGGACGAGGCCGACGTGGTCCGGCACCGGCTGGTGCGCGAGATCATTCGCGCGTACCGGGAGGATCAGCAGAGCCGGTGA
- a CDS encoding HDIG domain-containing protein: MRLLPAVRRHASRLLLALLVAVVAYLAFPRAAWLVSAPRAVGAVASVDVIAPFGFLVPKTAAQRAREAEALAATVKPLITSHPELADSAADAAAHYFAALDSAVAAGGTLRDASRAAGVPLEGADLAALAGPGQRAALRRSLVAALRQSADGYLAPGLSTTELGRDVVLRRGADERVVTSDSLRPFGDFLERAAQLQPERRAAAAEQVYERLLGTFFRPTLVYERAETERRRDALRLTVDSVEASVQPGEKIIGAHEVVDQLAAAKLAAYRAVLERGGAGRVRGAVSALGLVGLETVLCVLFGVVCYFVRRPLYESLRSLGFFAAGFAVVVAAAGMLARWAPATPELIPIALAAIPFSVLFDGRIAAVAAMVLAAVIGVQPASGGSQALFLTFVGGVAAALSVQRIRRRTQTYYSIAIVAAVYAVASVVSGAAAGEPAAAIGRSAVLGGINALASAALAMLVLPLAERFTRSTTDLTLLELSDPDRPLLRRLATEAPGTYAHSVAMANLCEAACNAIGANGLLARVGCYYHDVGKLKHPQYFAENQSGGKRPHDQLRPSVSAAVIRRHVEDGLALAAEHRLPEAVRAFIPEHHGTSPISFFLERARAEEPSALAREELFRYPGPLPRSAETAVALLGDAVEAALRVLDDPTPETVADAIDHLIESRVESGQLREAPLTLAQIETVKQEFVRAYTAMFHNRVEYPEDSGGITADWESGHHG; encoded by the coding sequence GTGAGGCTGCTGCCCGCGGTGCGCCGCCACGCCTCCCGGCTGCTGCTCGCGCTGCTGGTGGCGGTCGTGGCGTACCTGGCCTTCCCGCGGGCGGCCTGGCTGGTGTCGGCGCCGCGAGCCGTGGGCGCCGTGGCCAGCGTGGACGTGATCGCGCCCTTCGGCTTCCTGGTGCCGAAGACGGCCGCGCAGCGCGCCCGCGAGGCCGAGGCGCTGGCCGCCACCGTGAAGCCGCTGATCACCTCCCACCCGGAGCTGGCCGACAGCGCGGCGGACGCCGCGGCGCACTACTTCGCCGCGCTGGACTCTGCGGTCGCGGCCGGCGGCACGCTCCGGGACGCTTCCCGCGCGGCCGGCGTGCCGCTCGAGGGCGCCGACCTCGCGGCCCTCGCCGGCCCCGGGCAGCGCGCGGCGCTGCGGCGCTCGCTGGTCGCGGCGCTGCGCCAGTCCGCCGACGGCTATCTCGCGCCCGGCCTGTCCACCACGGAGCTCGGCCGGGATGTCGTGCTGCGGCGCGGGGCCGACGAGCGGGTCGTCACCAGCGACAGCCTGCGGCCGTTCGGGGATTTCCTCGAGCGGGCGGCCCAGCTGCAGCCGGAGCGCCGCGCGGCGGCCGCCGAGCAGGTCTACGAGCGGCTGCTCGGGACGTTCTTCCGCCCGACGCTGGTGTACGAGCGCGCCGAGACCGAGCGGCGCCGGGACGCGCTGCGCCTGACCGTCGACTCGGTCGAGGCGTCGGTCCAGCCGGGCGAGAAGATCATCGGGGCGCACGAGGTCGTGGACCAGCTCGCCGCGGCGAAGCTCGCGGCCTACCGCGCGGTGCTCGAGCGGGGCGGCGCCGGCCGGGTGCGTGGCGCGGTCTCGGCCCTCGGGCTGGTGGGCCTGGAGACCGTGCTGTGCGTGCTGTTCGGCGTCGTGTGCTACTTCGTGCGGCGCCCGCTGTACGAGTCCCTGCGCTCGCTCGGGTTCTTCGCCGCCGGCTTCGCGGTCGTGGTCGCCGCCGCGGGGATGCTGGCCCGCTGGGCGCCGGCCACGCCGGAGCTGATTCCGATCGCGCTCGCGGCCATCCCGTTCTCCGTGCTGTTCGACGGCCGCATCGCGGCGGTCGCCGCGATGGTGCTCGCGGCCGTGATCGGCGTCCAGCCGGCCTCGGGCGGCTCCCAGGCCCTGTTCCTCACCTTCGTCGGCGGCGTCGCGGCGGCGCTCTCGGTGCAGCGCATCCGGCGCCGCACCCAGACGTACTACTCCATCGCGATCGTCGCCGCGGTCTACGCCGTCGCCTCGGTGGTCTCGGGGGCTGCGGCCGGCGAGCCGGCGGCGGCGATCGGGAGATCGGCCGTCCTCGGCGGCATCAACGCCCTGGCGTCGGCGGCGCTCGCGATGCTGGTCCTGCCGCTGGCCGAGCGCTTCACCCGCAGCACGACCGACCTGACGCTGCTGGAGCTGTCGGATCCCGACCGGCCGCTGCTGCGCCGGCTCGCGACGGAGGCCCCGGGCACCTACGCGCATTCCGTCGCCATGGCCAACCTGTGCGAGGCCGCGTGCAACGCGATCGGCGCGAACGGACTGCTGGCCCGGGTCGGCTGCTACTACCACGACGTGGGGAAGCTCAAGCACCCGCAGTACTTCGCCGAAAACCAGAGCGGCGGGAAGCGGCCGCACGACCAGCTCCGGCCCAGCGTGTCGGCTGCGGTCATCCGGCGCCACGTGGAGGACGGGCTTGCCCTGGCCGCCGAGCACCGGCTGCCCGAGGCGGTGCGGGCCTTCATCCCGGAGCACCACGGCACCTCGCCGATCTCCTTCTTCCTGGAGCGGGCCCGCGCCGAGGAGCCGTCCGCCCTCGCCCGCGAGGAGCTGTTCCGCTACCCCGGCCCCCTGCCGCGCTCGGCCGAGACGGCGGTCGCGCTGCTCGGCGATGCGGTGGAAGCGGCGCTGCGGGTCCTCGACGACCCGACGCCCGAGACGGTGGCCGACGCCATCGACCACCTCATCGAGTCCAGGGTCGAGAGCGGGCAGCTGCGGGAGGCGCCGCTCACCCTCGCGCAGATCGAGACGGTCAAGCAGGAGTTCGTGCGCGCCTACACGGCGATGTTCCACAACCGCGTGGAGTACCCGGAGGATTCCGGCGGCATCACCGCTGACTGGGAGAGCGGCCACCACGGTTGA
- the ybeY gene encoding rRNA maturation RNase YbeY produces MRARLPRAEAVRLARAVLRAEGVRRAVLSISFVGRRRIRGLNRRHLGHDRETDVLAFGLGGVSGLVVGDIYCAPEIAARQAARFGTGEREELRRLVVHGVLHVLGYDHPEGPGRTRGRMWRRQELLLARLGRR; encoded by the coding sequence GTGCGCGCGAGGCTGCCGCGGGCGGAGGCCGTGCGGCTGGCGCGCGCCGTGCTGCGGGCCGAGGGCGTGCGGCGCGCCGTCCTGTCCATCTCGTTCGTGGGCCGGCGCCGCATCCGGGGCCTCAACCGCCGCCACCTCGGTCACGACCGGGAGACCGACGTCCTGGCCTTCGGTCTCGGCGGCGTGAGCGGCCTGGTGGTGGGCGACATCTACTGCGCGCCGGAGATCGCGGCCCGCCAGGCCGCGCGGTTCGGGACCGGCGAGCGCGAGGAGCTGCGCCGCCTGGTGGTGCACGGGGTCCTGCACGTGCTGGGCTACGACCATCCGGAGGGCCCGGGCCGCACCCGGGGCCGGATGTGGCGCCGCCAGGAGCTGCTGCTGGCGCGCCTGGGCCGCCGGTGA